The DNA segment CACATATGTAAAGGGACACGTGCAGCTCTCTACGTCTATCCACGTTGCTCGCTTCGTTTTTTAATCTCAACACCTCTTCCGGTGAGATCATTCATGAATCATCTACAACAAAATGATACTGGATTCACTGGTTTATGTTTGATTACTGCATTGTTCACCTGCACCTGCACATGAATTTGATTGTTTAGTGATTACTCAGAATCAGGTTGTGAGTTAGAGAACCTTAAGCTAGCTCCATGAATGTTATTGAGTTTGGTAGTGCATGTGATTGTATATATAGCATAAGAAAAACACTAAAAGACATATTATATTGGACTCAGACCTGCATCTTTCTGAGATCATTCTGAGTCACCGATTTTCTGTATCAGGATAATGCTTTATGGAAGAGCCACATATGTAAAGGGACACGTGCAGCTCTCTACGTCTATCCACGTTGCTCGCTTCGTTTTTTAATCTCAACACCTCTTCCGGTGAGATCATTCATGAATCATCTACAACAAAACATATTCctgcaattttatttattttcgaaTTGATTCGATTACCCTCGTTCCATGCATTTTCAGTGGTCTGTGAGAGCTTTTAATTTTCTCAGCTAATTCTTGTTCAAGGTCTTTCCATGGTGGTCAAACCAATACCCAATAACTCCTAAAATATTGATATCCCAATCAATAATTTGATTTAGATTACAAATTTTGCTTTCTCTCTAATGTGTTTGGCTAATGGGGTTGTGGCTATACCACCCAGCCCCCATACTCCAACTGCTTGGATACTAGGGTTGTTGGTGAGTATGGACTTCAGTTGCATAGTTTGAACCTTGGTCCTTGTCAGAAAGTGTGATATCATCTTAACCCATCCATGGAAAATAAAACAAAGCAGATCAGGCTCAACAtctaaaatgaatttttattgCGTAATGGGGTGAAGcatttatcaaataaaaattacaaagtaATCCAAATAAGTATTAGGAGACTAGGTTTGATCCCTCCTGCTCTCTCCTAGCCAAGTAACTAGCCATTATCCAAAACAATAAATAACCAGTcagttaaaaacaaaattaataaccACTACCTTGCCCCAGcccaacacacacacacacttatCTGTCCTATTCTGCTACATAAACTTAGTGTAGCAAGAGATCAGAATAGAATAGTTGAGATATTCAACTTATCACTACTGATAGTTGCTAAAAGTGTAGCATAGGTTGGCAGTGTTGTGCAAATGCCACACTTTCCATCAACAAACTTGAGTCTTTTAGCACTTCAATCAATGCATTTACTCTATGTCTCGCTTCTCTGATTGTGAAGACTCCTTGAAGTAAGCCTGAACCAATACAGAACTTCACCAAGTCCATAATCAAAGCATCATTTCCCATTCTAGCACATTGTAAAAAAAGACACTTAAGTTCATCATTTATAAGATGATCATAGCTCAACTTTACAGAGAACTCGATAGATTCCCACTCTTCtgtaaaactttgtctttggatTTGTCGATAGACATCCTCCCATACAGAGGCACTCTTATTCTTTAGTGCTCTTCCAATGGAAACTAAGGATATAGGCAACCCAGGACAAATTTTGGCAATTTCAGTGACTTTATCAATCATAGAATTTGTGGAATGTATACCAGCCACTTTCTTAAGCAAAGTTTCTGCCTCCTTTTCATCAATGACTCCTACCAAGAAAGTTGATTGATCCTGCACATCCATTTGATTACATATCCATGATGTTCCTCTGTAAGTGATGCCTTTCATGCACgttttttaacttttcttataatttattttgttatgcTCTTGTCTAGCAGTTATGATGGCTTAATAGTTAAGTGGATTCAAGAGATTGGATATAGTGGAAAAGTACAAAGAAAGGAAGGTTCTCAAATCAAATGCTTAATTAGTAGCTGTAGGAGAAGAGATTGTTACATCTGGATTTGATAATATAAGGTGAATGTTTTGCTTATATTCTTTGCTAATATGAGAATGATATATAACAGTTATACTACTGTTTACTCAATTTCCATCTACATTGGTTAAAAAATCTGCTATGCTTGTTATTtgcatttaaataatatattttttgtgttgaaataaattattcatatgGCATTATCCATGTTGGTAGTAAAGTTTCTGACAGGATGTGGGACTGGATTAGAAAATAGTTGGAATGGGACTTGAACAATTAATAAATTCATTATAGAAGTatgttttaactttttatttattttatggaCATATATTTCATGTTATTTGTTTATTGTTCTTTTGTTCTAACTGCGTTGAATTTGGTGCAGGATCAAGCTGGATCTGATAAGGAAGTTACTGCTAAAGAAGTGGAAGAGGAGTTAATGGATGAAGTGTAGTGATGGCGCTTCGGCACTCCTTGGTCCACATGTGCCTGGGTTTACTGTGATAATTTGTAGTGCTCACACAAAAAAATCCGTATAATTAAGGTAAGTATTTGTAGCTAAAATGCATATTTTGCTCGTGCCTAGTTTGACTCGTGATGAGAAAGAAATTGGAACAATgggattttcttttctttttcttctttttgatTCGTGACCATAATGTTAGTTATTCTTGATTTGCAGGATATTGTAGTAGTGATCTACAAGCCTTGTGTGAAGAATCTGCAATGATGCCAATTAGAGAGTTGGATGCAAGCCTTAGATGTGGATTGGAATAATCTGGTAAATGAGAACCTTTCTCGGGTATTCATCTCACAACACGTgatatagtttatttttcttctttcttcattcttcttctttttaataCATTATTCTTTCGCAAGAACTACTCCATAGATATTCCATATTTATTGTCCAAGGTTAAGCCCATTCTAATTTCATTGTCATTTTACCAAGGTCAAGCCCTCgctttattctaattttattgtCCCACTGTCCAAGGCTAAGTCCAcgctttatttttaattttatcgtCCCCTTATCCAAGGCTAAGCCCACGCTAATTTTATTGTCCCCCTACCTAAGCCTAAGCCCTCACTTTCTGTCCAAGGCTAAGCCCCCGCTTAAGTTaacatttgtaattttttgtgTTGACAACTTGTAGGCAAAGCCCATGCAAGCCAACTTATTGCGACGCCACGCACCCGAAAATTTATTTTGCGACAAGGATATTAGCTTCAAAGTTGTGTGAAGGCAAAGCCCACGTTAATTGCATCTTTGCGTGGGCTTTTTGTGATTAGTGTCCGCCTTTGGCCCTTtctaataaaagtttttttttgtagtgctaTATCACCTACCAAGACctcaagtaaaaaatgttttaaatgtttagatTTTGGTCATATAGCCGCAAATTGTCCAACAAAGAGAACCATGATGGTTAAGGAGGGTCAAGTTGTTAGTAAAATAGTGATAACTCATATAGATCTAACTCCCCTTCCCCTTCAAAATGAATGTGAcataccttgtgaaggtgacttattgatgataaggcgaatgttgggaacaattccaaaaacctttggatgatacccaaagagaaaatattttccacacccGTTGTCTTATcaccaacaagttatgttcttttattattgatgggggtagttgtactaatgtggctagtacaagagttgtggagaagttatccttacccactatctctcgtaccaagccctataaattacaatggcttagtactgaaggtgaaatcatggtttataaacaagtcctcattaactttgcaataggaaagtataaagatgaggttttatgtgatgttgtgtcaATAGAAGCAACTCatgttcttttaggaaggccttggcaatatgatagacatgttttacctgatggcctatccaatacaatttctttttccttccaagTGCGCGAGGTTActttaaaacccctctctccccaagaggttcatgaggaccaaataaaaatgaaaactaaaagagataatgagaaagcaaaagaaagaaATGATAAATTGAGTCACAATACTTTATCAACTAAATCCCTAATGTTTACGCGTGTTATGCCTCAACTTGAAACTCCaaggtattcttcttctttgttttttcattacccaaggttcctacttccacaccatcttggttaaaggATGTTAGGGATGTTTTTAACATACCTCCTAAGgatttcaccatttaagaggactttttccaaaaaatattatcattcccaaacaatcttttccaacatggtctgtCTATAAGACctctttttctgaactcccgACGCTTACAAATGCTAAATCAAGTTTGCCTATCTCTTCTTGCATTCTCTTATCTAATTGCAAACTGACTTTGTCTTATGCAGGAGTACtaaattcgtggtcgaattttCTCCAACTTAGAGGGCATGATGTAAcccaaaaatacataaatatgaCAAAGGATGATAAACTTggagggtcatctcaacaagcaaataaagacttcatcaatagaagaaatggaaaaGGCTTAatgcatttaaagttcttcttattagtcttctcaaaagatgaggcccaagcccaattaATATCTCTTTGTAATATCTTTAGAATAGTTTCAAGATAGAACATTAAAAGGGAAGTAGTAGGAAAAGTCACTTTTTCTAGAATAGGAAGTGACTTAAAAGGGGCGGCATTTGCAATGCCTTTTCATGTACCTTGCCTCTTCATTTGCAATGCCTCTTCATGTATCTTACCTATTCATGACTGGTCCTCTATTTCTATATAAAGAGGAGCTTGGGTTTTTGTAAAGACacatgaaattgaaattgaaagtagAGTTACTCTCCTCAAATTTGAGTGGGTTCTTTGTGAGATTTGTTCTCATTCttcttagtcttatcttgtgggtTTTGgaaactctcaagtggcggcactctcactcatcttggagctaatcatccttcaagtggcgtgaccattcCCAagtcttcaaccacataagtttcttcaacttttcatcttcttcttccatacccattccatatcaaaaactctaaaacatgttttgtttcttgttcttgattttcaatTGGTCCAATGATGATATTGAATGTTTTTAATCGGTAGTTTGTCCTTGGTTCTTGTTTTAATCAGTTGGAATTACTTGTTGATGCTCTATTTGGTTCAGGGTCTATAGTTGTGTTTCATTTGGTTTGAAATGGGTTTCTTGATTTGTATTCTTGAATTGCTTGTAGAATCTTGATCCAAATTCTTGAAAATGTCATATAATGATTCATCTcttaatcaactcacatcaccttCCATATGAAATTATGCAATGTATATGTATCGCAAATTTAACATAATTTCGTTTCACGGTATGTGATGAGcataattttattcacacttaatagctttaatcataaattattggactatgataataaataaatccattgttttaattaagattcatatatttgggtttatttggttcttaactattatttttgttaattttgtgtttttagagtaaatggtCTAAAGGAAGtgtctacctttgtgaatgagccaaatatgcaaaagtctaaGTTGCctctttgaatcaaaacaaaagaaaatatttgagAAGATTTTATGCAAAGTATGAGAGATTTTCTCCACCTAAGTAGGAGTTGGATCTTCTCCACTATCTTCTCCATCAAAAGTTGTATCTCCAATGTGGAATGTGGATGAGGTTGCATGCAACATGCATATTTAAGAAGAGTCAGGGAAACACACAAGGGATACTAATATCTCTGGATGCAAAGTTGCTtcctttgtttattttttttacattttttatctttgtatttttttcctccgcatggaaggctaaacctttttggttgattcctttgaAATTCCCTATTGAGTTttgaggttttgatcaataaaagttttgtttttttttttcaattttctatagtagttgttttaatattctaatctcTTGGAAAATTGGTTTATGTGAGAGATTGTACTTAAATGtcatattttagtaatatttcatattaaaagataGGAACTGTTggatttttattgataaaatagcTATAATTCAACCCCTAATTTAGTAATTTAaacatttgtacatattttgtgattataagaTGAATGAGAATGCTTTATTCcgaaatttgtgttaatttcaagattctatggtaaaatggagatgaaagggatAACGGATAATGGACAATatgaaaagggaaagttggaacatTGGAAACTCGCTCAAAACTTGCCAAAACTCTCCCAAACAAGATCACTCCAGAGGAACTCGTCCAAGGCTCACCTAAGAGAATTCACTCTAAGAAGTTGGGCTTTTTCTTGTCAAACTCGCTTAAGCAAGTAATAACTCACTTAAGTGAAatatcacttagcccaagccaaataggttaaatagaaggtgTGAGGCATAACCATAAACATCATTAGAAGAATATAAGGAGATAAAAAAACTCTAGAGGAAGTAACCGTTAAGGAAAAACATCCTAAATCTCACTGGCGGAGATGATTCAAAAGTTTACTAGGGAAATATTATAATGAATTTGAATCTGAAACTTTTATCCCAACTCCACAACACATCAAGCAAGGTGTGGTAAAAATTTTAGGTCAAAAAGCCcaagtgatgtgagttgattttaggattgcacattttaattGGTTGCTCTTGCTTATGATTTTTGATTTAGcaatttaaggtgagaaccctaagaagattcccacgaacttaaccaactagttaagtaagtgtgaaggttcacttcagaagggcaaagagaaaaagacaattaAGATGGTGTGGATGATGCAAGGGTAGAAATtaaagagcataaaatgaagcaagaAATGAAGATGACCGAATGGAAAAAGACACAAACAAGAACATAAAGGAGAATGTAAATGGCGAAATGGAAAGGAATGGAAAAGATgagatgaagaaagcttatggaaatTGGGAAAGATGAAcatgccacttggagggtgagaaaactccaagataagtgaatgaaaagccgccacttgaaatgcccacacactcaagataagacccaaaatcatttaggagacaaagctcactaatcactcaagtagagtttctttactatattcAAATCTAGGTgtaaatacatgaggcaaggcaccctatttataggaatgagTGCCTTGTGGGCAAGATGGAGGAGGGGTAAAAAAGGTATATGAGAGGGGCGGCCTAGGTGTTTGACCTAGGTCAATGTCGTCCCTTAGTcctagcttctagaagctaAGGCTACCTTCTAACCCTAATGGACTAGGCACAAGCCAAAATGATAACTataccccctattatgctaaatggACCCTACTCcactgaaattaaaaacaaagagaCTAGTTGGTGATCAGCTCCCATGGCTTGGGCTCTACTTATGGTGATCCTCTAAGGAATGATGGGCCCTGAAGCACTGGCTAGTGGTGGGTCCTGACCTAGCTCTAGATCCTATTTCATGCTCCTGGTCATCCTTCTGGAGGGTTGGACTTGGTTAGTGGATGCTTTATCTCTTAGGTTTTCATCATGCTCTCCGTGTGGGAGAGAATTTGTCCACGAATTTGCAACACCTACAGTGAAAGGAGTTAGATTACTAACATTAAAAGAATGACTCCCTAAATACGTGTCACGTAAATCTAACTCATAAGAATTATCATTGATCCTTTTGATGATCTGGAAAGGACCATCACCACGTGGTAGGAGTTTGGATTTCCTTTGAGTAGGGAAGCGATCAATGCCTTATGCTCCTTATTGGCGTGTTGTGCATACTTGCCTACCTTCCTTTCAATTTGGCGCTTGATGTGGTGGTGcaagtttttaataaaagatgtttttttcaaaaccatctTGCTCAAcacctcatcaagtacaggaatAGGAAGTAATTCAAGGGGTGTGAGGGGATTGAACCCatacacaacctcaaaagggGTGTGAGAAGTAGTAGAGTTAACTACTcgattataagcaaactcaatatgaggaaGTAAATTTTCCCACACCCTTGGGTTCCCAGAAATAAGGCATCTTAACATTTGGGCCAAAGTTCTATTGACCACTTTTGTCTCACCATCAGTTTGGGGAAGACAAGTAGTACAAAACAAGAGTTTAGTGCCAAGTTTTCCCCATAATATCTTCTagaagtgactcaagaacttaaaGTCTCTgtcagatactatacttctaggaagcccATGCAATCTAACaacttccttaaagaagagatttgcaatataacaagcatcatctactttgtggcatggaataataTTGGCCATTTTTGAAAAGcaatccactaccacaaagatagaatcCATACCCTTAGATGTCTTGGGAAgacctaaaatgaaatccatagagatatctacccaaggcatgtCTGGGATGAggagaggggtatataaaccatggggttgcacCTTATacttagccttcctacatgttATGCACTTATTGCAGAAGCTATGTACGAATTTGCGCATGTGGGGCCAAAATAAATGCTCATGCAATGTATCTAAGGTTTTTgttaccccaaaatgtcccattaaaccacCCTCATgtgcctctctaacaagagattgtctcaAAGACCCTTGGGGCATACAAAGTCTTTTCCCTTTAAAGAGAAAACCATCATGtatgaaaaagtctttgtggTCACCCTTTGAGCACTCTTgaaagatgagagaaaaatcaaggtcatctttGTAAATTTCCTCGATGTGATCAAACCCCAAGTATTGAGTATCCAAAACATTAAGCAAGGTGtgtcttctagaaagagcatttTCCACCACATTAGACttgccttgcttatgtttgatcacataaggaaattgctcaataaaatCTTCCCATTTGGCATGTCTCTTGTTAAGCTTGCTttgaaatttcaaatatttaagagattcatgatcacgatgaatcacaaactcttttgttaaaagatagtgttgccaattttgcaaggcCCTAAGAAGAGCATAAAGctctttatcataggtggagTAATTGAGGTGACTTCCCTtgaatttctcactaaaataagctatggcgtgaccctcttgaaggaggatagccccaatgcctatgttagaagcatcacactcaatctcaaatgttttagcaaAATTGGGAAGTGTTAAAATGGTTGCCTTGGTTAATTTATCTTTCAAGGTTTCAAAAGCATTTTCTTGTTCTTGGCTCCATTTGAACACTACATCCATCTTTACTATCTCATTGAGAGATGCAGCAATAGTACTAAAGTCTTtaacaaatcttctatagaaactAGCTAATCCATGAAAGCTTCGTACTTCACTAatattggtgggtgtaggccaatttctTGTTGCTGCCACCTTTTGCTCATCAACATGCACCCCTTTGGAACTCGctacaaaccctaggaagtctatatggtCTATGGAAAAGACACATTTTTTCGGATTGGCATACaacttctccttcctaagggtttctagaaCTTTCCTAACATGCTCTTTATGGTCTTTTATGGTCAAGCTATAGATAAAGATGTCATCAAAGTAGACTACAAATATTTTTGCCTATAAAaggtcttaaaacatgatgcataaGTCGTGTGAAGGTGCTTAGAGCCTTGATTAAGCCAAAgggcatgactaaccactcatacaacccaaacttggtcttaaaagcagTTTTCCATTCATCTTCCAGTTTAATCCGGATTTGATTATACCcacttttaaaatcaattttggtGAAGATTTGAGACCCATTTAACttatccaacaagtcatctaatctAGGAATAATCCATACACATCCTCCAACTCCCATcatttttagggacaagaatcacaggcatagcacaaggactcatgctatcttggacCCACCCCTCAACTATTAACTCCTCAACTTGTTGAATTTCTTTTGCCTTAGATGGATTGGTTCTATATGCTGgtctatttggtaaagaagccTCGGGTATgaaatcaatttgatgttcaatGCCCCTTAGAGGAGGCAATCCTTTGGGAGGCTCTTGGAACACATCTTGATACTCCCTTACCAAAGGATCCAAACATTTAGAATTATCTACCGCTGACTCATTCTCAAGGTTTTTCTTAGGATAGGCTTTAAAGATAGCCTTGTGAGCTAGCATTACCATTTTGACCTCTTTAGAGGAGATGAGAAGGCTTTTCTTAacactcttttttttaatttttttaattttttttaattttctcttttctctttcattttaacttggtcTTCATGTACCACTTTCGAAGAGCGAGATTTCAATATGATCTAATGACCTTGGAAGgtaaaagaaatttaattaaCAACTATTTCTCcctcttcactaagccattggaGCTTGTAGGGCTTTGCATGAGAGGTGGTGGATAATCCAAGCTTTTCCACCACTATTGTACTTGCCACATCGATGCAACTATCCCCATCTACATTAATGAACATAATTTGTCACTAATAAGGAaccttgtatgaaaaatattttccctttgactctcatcaaaaggtttttgaaTGTGTCCAAGCATACGCCTTGCTACTAACAAATCACCTTCACAAGGCAACTCATATTCATCCTCACTTTAGCTTCTTGAAGAGGCAAGGGAACTAGACCTTGAGGTTTGGGAACTATGGTCACTCACAACAAGAACCCCTTTACCATCATGGTTCTTTTGGATGGACAATTTgaagctatgtgcccaaaacctaaacatttaaaacattttgtgtTTGAGGTCTTGGTAGGTAACTTAGGGGTAGAGGTAGAAGGTTTACAAACTTTATGGTTAGAAGtagtttgttttgaaaaattggaaggaaaagTCTTTGAAGAAATTTTGTTTCTATCCTTCCATGAAGATTTGTAGAAGCTAGTTTGACCAAAATTAAtatgtgtaccgaccagtcctcggacgcCGTTGACTGCTAGTAATGGTGGGCtacgtaagctgggtcccacaaGCGGTAGAGTGGTCAGACgtcgatcaccaggatgtgcTGATGTGTCCTCGGCAACATAGTGAGGGCAATGTGACATCGGGCATCGGTGACTCAAACAGCAGAGTGGAGCCAcaagaggtggatcccagacaacacaccagttatcagtagggagaagcctagatcaagaggggtccatgcgtgtggtgtgcaTAACGCATCCAGGCGTGGCACAAGTAAAGAATCACTGGAAGTGTAGAGGCCCATGAGGgtaggctgcatgcatggcacgtgaacaactagggcactcccaggacggatggccccagagattaggtgcacaagttggt comes from the Phaseolus vulgaris cultivar G19833 chromosome 8, P. vulgaris v2.0, whole genome shotgun sequence genome and includes:
- the LOC137825185 gene encoding probable disease resistance protein At4g27220; the encoded protein is MKGITYRGTSWICNQMDVQDQSTFLVGVIDEKEAETLLKKVAGIHSTNSMIDKVTEIAKICPGLPISLVSIGRALKNKSASVWEDVYRQIQRQSFTEEWESIEFSVKLSYDHLINDELKCLFLQCARMGNDALIMDLVKFCIGSGLLQGVFTIREARHRVNALIEVLKDSSLLMESVAFAQHCQPMLHF